From one Luteipulveratus mongoliensis genomic stretch:
- a CDS encoding response regulator transcription factor translates to MIRVLLVDDDALVRAGLRMILGGAPDVEVIGEAGDGQDAVDQARAATPDVVLMDIRMPRMDGIAATEQLVTTYGDQVRVIVLTTFDADDMVVRAVRVGASGFLLKDTPPERLVAAVRAVADGEPILSPSITASLMARLGSAGDDGRATRARERLTVLTDREHEVALAVGRGLSNAEISKTLYMSVPTVKAHVSRLLTKLDASNRVQIAITVHDADLL, encoded by the coding sequence ATGATTCGAGTCCTCCTCGTCGACGACGACGCGCTGGTGCGCGCCGGTCTGCGAATGATCCTGGGCGGTGCGCCCGACGTCGAGGTCATCGGCGAGGCCGGTGACGGCCAGGACGCCGTCGACCAGGCCCGGGCAGCGACACCCGACGTCGTCCTCATGGACATCCGGATGCCGCGAATGGACGGCATTGCCGCGACCGAGCAGCTCGTGACGACCTACGGCGACCAGGTGCGGGTCATCGTGCTGACGACCTTCGACGCCGACGACATGGTCGTACGGGCGGTGCGGGTCGGCGCCAGCGGCTTCCTGCTCAAGGACACGCCGCCCGAACGTCTTGTAGCGGCCGTACGCGCGGTGGCCGACGGCGAGCCCATCCTGTCTCCCAGCATCACCGCCTCACTGATGGCGCGACTCGGATCGGCCGGTGACGACGGACGGGCCACTCGAGCACGCGAGCGACTCACCGTGCTGACCGACCGCGAGCACGAGGTGGCCCTGGCCGTGGGGCGTGGGCTGTCCAACGCCGAGATCAGCAAGACGCTCTACATGAGCGTGCCGACCGTCAAAGCACATGTGTCGCGGCTGCTCACCAAGCTGGATGCGTCCAACCGCGTGCAGATCGCCATCACGGTGCACGACGCGGACCTGCTCTGA
- a CDS encoding bifunctional adenosylcobinamide kinase/adenosylcobinamide-phosphate guanylyltransferase, which translates to MTTTLVLGGTRSGKSRYAESLLDHEAEVTYVATGPQPDEDDRDWQARVDEHRSRRPQTWTTVESSDVTRAIIGARSPVLVDCLGNWVTGTFDDAKVWEDRDKALRIMAERTAELSALWMNAPYDVVAVTNEVGMSVVPDTASGRLFQEALGRVNATISAVTDQVHLVLAGRVMDLSTLPTVPISVV; encoded by the coding sequence ATGACGACAACATTGGTCCTAGGTGGAACCCGTAGCGGCAAGAGCAGGTATGCCGAGAGCCTGCTCGACCACGAGGCTGAGGTTACCTACGTCGCGACGGGCCCGCAGCCAGATGAGGATGATCGCGACTGGCAGGCGCGTGTCGATGAGCACCGCAGCCGGCGACCTCAGACCTGGACGACCGTCGAGAGCAGCGATGTCACCCGCGCCATCATCGGCGCCCGCAGTCCCGTGCTGGTCGACTGCCTCGGCAACTGGGTGACCGGGACTTTCGACGACGCCAAGGTCTGGGAAGACCGCGACAAGGCGCTCAGGATCATGGCCGAACGGACCGCAGAGCTCAGCGCCCTGTGGATGAACGCGCCGTACGACGTCGTCGCCGTGACCAATGAGGTCGGCATGTCCGTCGTCCCCGACACGGCGTCGGGCCGGCTGTTCCAGGAGGCGCTCGGACGGGTCAACGCGACCATCAGCGCCGTCACCGACCAGGTCCACCTGGTGCTCGCGGGTCGTGTCATGGATCTGTCCACGCTGCCGACCGTGCCCATCTCGGTTGTCTGA
- a CDS encoding ABC transporter ATP-binding protein, whose protein sequence is MIDLYDVRVTYDGAPEPHLSTGRIHVPEGDLVLVVGATGSGKSTLLKSLNGLVPHFTGGLLEGRVVVDGRDTRDHRPRDLADVVGFVGQDPLSGFVTETVEEEIAYGMETLALSSSAMRRRVEESLDVLGVADLRGRPLRELSGGQQQRVAVASVLATGPRVLVLDEPTSSLDPVSAEDVLAAVHRLVHDLGVTVVLAEHRLERVVHHADSVLLVEDGVVSDLLDPGEAMVRSPIAPPVVRLGQRLGWDPLPLSIRDARRRAADLRAVDPGPAAESPSTATPVAVAVRRLHVRRRGVIVLGEVDLDLHSGRVTALMGRNGAGKSTLLSTLAGLLTPTSGSVRLAGDVDPSATKPRDLVRTVGLVPQDAASLLYHDSVERECAAADADFDRPGGTCAALLKRIAPHLLADAHPRDLSEGGRVLLALAVVLTGSPPVVLLDEPTRGLDYTAKARLGEVLQELAHDGHCVLMATHDVEMAADVADDVVLLADGDIIGQGPAREILCESPAFAPQVAKVMHPLPYLTVPEVPIRLAAP, encoded by the coding sequence ATGATCGATCTGTACGACGTCCGCGTCACCTATGACGGCGCACCCGAGCCGCACCTGAGCACCGGCCGGATCCACGTGCCCGAGGGCGATCTGGTCCTCGTGGTCGGAGCGACAGGCAGTGGCAAGTCGACGCTGTTGAAGTCGCTCAACGGACTTGTCCCCCACTTCACCGGTGGTCTGCTTGAGGGTCGCGTCGTCGTCGACGGCCGGGACACGCGCGACCACCGACCGCGCGACCTGGCCGACGTCGTCGGGTTCGTGGGTCAGGACCCGCTGTCGGGGTTCGTCACCGAGACGGTCGAGGAGGAGATCGCTTACGGGATGGAGACGCTCGCCCTCAGCAGCTCGGCCATGCGCCGCCGTGTCGAGGAGAGCCTGGACGTCCTCGGCGTCGCCGACCTGCGCGGCCGACCGCTCCGTGAGCTCAGCGGCGGTCAGCAGCAGCGGGTCGCCGTCGCCTCCGTCCTTGCCACTGGGCCGCGGGTCCTCGTGCTCGACGAACCCACCTCCTCGCTCGACCCGGTGTCGGCGGAGGACGTCCTGGCCGCGGTGCACCGGCTCGTGCACGACCTCGGCGTCACCGTCGTCCTCGCCGAGCACCGCCTCGAGCGCGTCGTGCACCACGCCGACAGCGTGCTGCTCGTGGAGGACGGCGTCGTCTCCGATCTCCTCGACCCCGGGGAGGCCATGGTGCGCTCGCCCATCGCGCCCCCCGTCGTACGCCTCGGGCAGCGGCTCGGGTGGGACCCGCTTCCGTTGTCCATCCGCGACGCACGTCGACGCGCGGCCGATCTTCGTGCGGTCGACCCAGGCCCGGCGGCCGAATCTCCCTCAACCGCAACGCCCGTCGCGGTCGCCGTCCGTCGCCTGCATGTCCGGCGTCGGGGTGTCATCGTGCTCGGCGAGGTCGACCTCGACCTCCACTCCGGACGGGTGACGGCGCTCATGGGCCGCAACGGAGCAGGCAAGTCCACCCTTCTCTCCACGCTCGCCGGACTCCTGACTCCGACGTCCGGCTCAGTGCGGCTGGCCGGCGATGTCGATCCCTCGGCGACCAAGCCGCGCGACCTCGTACGCACCGTGGGCCTCGTCCCGCAGGATGCGGCCTCCTTGCTCTACCACGACAGCGTTGAGCGCGAATGTGCTGCCGCAGACGCCGATTTCGACCGACCGGGCGGCACATGCGCCGCTCTCTTGAAGCGCATCGCACCCCACCTGCTCGCCGACGCGCATCCGCGCGACCTGTCCGAGGGCGGTCGGGTGCTGCTGGCGCTCGCTGTCGTCCTGACCGGCTCGCCGCCGGTCGTCCTCCTAGACGAACCGACGCGCGGACTCGACTACACCGCCAAGGCTCGGCTGGGCGAGGTGCTCCAGGAGCTCGCCCACGACGGACACTGCGTCCTGATGGCGACTCACGACGTGGAGATGGCCGCAGACGTGGCCGACGACGTCGTACTCCTGGCTGACGGGGACATCATCGGTCAGGGTCCTGCGCGCGAAATCCTTTGCGAGTCACCAGCATTCGCGCCTCAGGTCGCGAAGGTGATGCACCCACTCCCCTACCTCACCGTGCCCGAGGTGCCGATCCGTCTGGCGGCTCCGTGA
- a CDS encoding SCO2322 family protein, which produces MSHRQSRSYARPWILVALGVLLALTFGTATAPRASAAAFRFWGYYQLKGTSWTFAPKGPAQVTPADGAVEGWRWAVGSETDTRMPRGVVTFAQVCADTPAKSGTKRVGVVIDFGRAADAESGTPPTPRSACAQVPTKATGADVLAAVAAVRTEKGMVCAVGSWPATGCGGPVKTVSAAAKAVDDKVTIAVAKPAEDKASSSNTMTIVLVAGVVVLLLLGALLTLLRRRRTETA; this is translated from the coding sequence ATGAGTCATCGTCAGTCCCGTTCGTACGCCCGGCCCTGGATCCTGGTCGCCCTGGGAGTCCTGCTCGCCCTCACGTTCGGCACCGCCACCGCGCCTCGTGCGTCTGCGGCCGCGTTCCGGTTCTGGGGCTACTACCAGCTCAAGGGCACGTCCTGGACGTTCGCTCCCAAGGGACCGGCGCAGGTCACACCGGCTGATGGCGCCGTGGAGGGCTGGCGGTGGGCCGTCGGTTCCGAGACCGACACCCGGATGCCGCGCGGCGTCGTGACCTTCGCGCAGGTCTGCGCCGATACGCCTGCCAAGTCCGGCACCAAGCGAGTCGGCGTCGTCATCGACTTCGGCCGCGCGGCCGACGCGGAGTCCGGCACCCCGCCCACGCCACGCTCCGCCTGCGCACAGGTACCGACCAAGGCGACTGGCGCCGACGTACTCGCCGCTGTCGCGGCAGTCCGCACTGAGAAGGGCATGGTCTGCGCGGTCGGCAGCTGGCCGGCCACCGGTTGCGGCGGTCCGGTCAAGACGGTCAGCGCGGCCGCCAAGGCCGTCGACGACAAGGTCACGATCGCCGTGGCCAAGCCGGCGGAGGACAAGGCGTCCAGCAGCAACACGATGACCATCGTCCTGGTCGCGGGCGTCGTCGTCCTGCTGCTGCTCGGTGCGCTCCTCACCCTGCTGCGTCGCCGTCGTACCGAGACGGCCTGA
- a CDS encoding NAD(P)-dependent malic enzyme, whose protein sequence is MTTALASEPGPDTSGPVFAAHEGGKLESVPTKPLRDRKDLALLYTPGVADVCRAIAQDPDLSHRYTTRRNTVAVITDGTAVLGLGDIGPVAALPVMEGKSVLFKHFGDVDSVPVCLESGTVEELVDAIARLAPTYGGINLEDISAPRCFEIERRLQERLDIPVFHDDQHGTAIVVLAALINAATVVDKPLESLRVAISGAGAAGVAIAGLLRRRGVQDVVVCDSRGIVEPGRDDLVEHKRRLAATTNPRGLSGGLGEALQDADVFVGVSGGTVSEDLIAQMADRSIVFALANPDPEVHPDVAARHAAVVATGRSDFPNQINNVLAFPGLFRGVLDSGAPAITEAMKLATAAAIAALVEHPTAGEVIPSVFDERVAPAVAAAVAELA, encoded by the coding sequence ATGACCACCGCACTGGCCTCCGAGCCCGGCCCGGACACCAGCGGACCAGTCTTCGCTGCCCATGAGGGCGGCAAGCTGGAGTCCGTCCCCACCAAACCGTTGCGCGACCGCAAGGACCTCGCACTGCTCTACACACCCGGCGTCGCCGACGTGTGCCGAGCCATCGCCCAGGACCCTGACCTCTCGCACCGCTACACGACCCGACGCAACACCGTCGCTGTCATCACCGACGGCACCGCTGTCCTCGGCCTTGGTGACATCGGCCCGGTCGCCGCGCTTCCGGTCATGGAGGGCAAGTCGGTGCTGTTCAAGCACTTCGGTGACGTCGACAGCGTGCCGGTGTGTCTGGAGTCGGGCACGGTCGAAGAGCTGGTCGACGCCATCGCCCGCCTGGCACCGACGTACGGCGGCATCAACCTTGAGGACATCTCGGCCCCGCGCTGCTTCGAGATCGAGCGTCGGCTGCAGGAGCGGCTGGACATCCCGGTGTTCCATGACGACCAGCACGGCACCGCGATCGTCGTGCTGGCCGCGCTGATCAACGCTGCAACGGTGGTCGACAAGCCCCTGGAGTCGCTGCGGGTCGCGATCTCCGGTGCCGGTGCCGCCGGTGTGGCGATCGCCGGGCTGCTGCGTCGCCGCGGTGTGCAGGACGTTGTGGTGTGTGACTCACGCGGCATCGTCGAGCCGGGTCGCGATGACCTGGTCGAGCACAAGCGCCGGCTGGCCGCGACGACCAACCCGCGCGGTCTGTCCGGCGGCCTGGGCGAGGCGTTGCAGGACGCGGACGTCTTCGTCGGGGTGTCGGGTGGCACGGTCAGCGAGGACCTCATCGCGCAGATGGCCGACCGCTCGATCGTCTTCGCGCTGGCCAACCCTGACCCGGAGGTGCACCCCGACGTCGCGGCCCGTCACGCTGCCGTCGTGGCGACCGGTCGCTCGGACTTCCCCAACCAGATCAACAACGTGCTCGCCTTCCCCGGACTCTTCCGAGGCGTGCTCGACTCGGGCGCCCCGGCGATCACCGAGGCGATGAAGCTCGCGACCGCCGCCGCCATCGCTGCGCTGGTCGAGCACCCGACCGCGGGCGAGGTCATCCCGTCGGTGTTCGACGAGCGGGTCGCGCCGGCCGTGGCCGCGGCGGTGGCCGAGCTGGCCTGA
- a CDS encoding energy-coupling factor transporter transmembrane component T, which yields MTSLADRLSPPRLLHPVAWWLWGLLLAAAASRTTNPAYLIVLMAVVGWVVLLRRETGASTTLAIFMGIALVAVAIRVTMTVLLGSGVGGRTEMLSLPQVPLPDWMAGVQLGGPVMLESFLDAVYHGLQLAAILICVGACNVLADPRRLLRYVPATLYDVGTAVVVALTYVPQLADDARRIRTARRLRGHSGRGLGELARLVVPVLESSLDRSLTLAASMESRGYGRVTLEPRVRRRATLLTMIGLGGVLIGLYGLLDSSTPQLLGLPMLLLGCGCAVAALMSGARRDRRTPYRRDPWGIPESLVVATACLAPVVMSVAASRGDAGVVPPQVPAAWPTVSLLLVGALVLPIAAGALAPRPPRRAALEDAYRHRADELEVAA from the coding sequence GTGACCAGCCTGGCCGACCGCCTCTCTCCCCCGCGCCTGCTCCATCCCGTGGCGTGGTGGCTGTGGGGACTCCTGCTCGCCGCCGCTGCATCCCGTACGACGAACCCGGCCTACCTGATCGTGCTCATGGCTGTGGTCGGCTGGGTCGTGCTGCTGCGCCGCGAGACTGGGGCGAGCACGACGCTGGCGATCTTCATGGGCATCGCGCTCGTCGCGGTCGCCATCCGGGTGACCATGACCGTGCTGCTCGGCAGTGGCGTCGGCGGTCGCACGGAGATGCTGTCCCTGCCGCAGGTGCCCCTGCCGGACTGGATGGCCGGGGTGCAGCTCGGCGGTCCGGTCATGCTCGAGAGTTTCCTGGACGCCGTCTACCACGGTCTCCAGCTCGCCGCGATCCTCATCTGTGTCGGCGCCTGCAACGTGCTTGCCGACCCGCGCCGGCTGCTGCGCTACGTCCCCGCGACGTTGTACGACGTCGGCACCGCCGTCGTGGTCGCGCTCACCTATGTGCCTCAGCTGGCGGACGACGCCCGGCGCATTCGTACGGCACGTCGCCTGCGCGGACACTCCGGCCGTGGGCTCGGCGAGCTGGCCCGGCTGGTGGTCCCTGTGCTGGAGAGCTCGTTGGACCGGTCGCTCACTCTGGCCGCGTCGATGGAGTCGCGCGGCTACGGCCGCGTCACCCTCGAGCCACGGGTCCGTAGGCGAGCGACCTTGCTGACGATGATCGGTCTCGGTGGCGTGCTGATCGGCCTCTACGGACTGCTCGACTCCTCGACGCCGCAGCTGCTGGGACTGCCGATGCTGCTGCTCGGGTGCGGTTGTGCGGTCGCAGCCCTCATGTCTGGCGCACGTCGCGACCGGCGTACGCCCTACCGCCGCGACCCGTGGGGCATCCCGGAGAGCCTCGTGGTCGCGACCGCCTGCCTCGCCCCTGTGGTGATGTCCGTCGCAGCCTCGCGGGGTGACGCCGGAGTCGTACCCCCGCAGGTGCCGGCGGCCTGGCCGACCGTGTCCCTGCTGCTTGTCGGTGCACTCGTACTGCCGATCGCAGCCGGCGCTCTGGCTCCGCGGCCGCCGCGCCGAGCGGCGCTCGAGGACGCCTACCGGCACCGCGCCGACGAGCTGGAGGTGGCGGCATGA
- the gcvT gene encoding glycine cleavage system aminomethyltransferase GcvT: MTGDTLKTSPLHERHVALGAKMADFGGWEMPIEYPGGGVLREHTAVRERVGLFDVSHLGKALVKGAGAADFVNSCFTNDLRKVEPPKAQYTMCCDEETGGVVDDLIQYFKSEDELFLVPNAANTAEVVRRMQAKAPAELEITDQHTEFGIIAVQGPKAPEVVAALGLPTDLEYMSFTTAQWEGHDVIVLRSGYTGEKGFELVPRWDDTPALWDALVEAMQPYDGLACGLGARDTLRTEMGYALHGHELSMDITPNMARAGWAVGWKKDAFWGKAVLEAQRAEKTCRLAWGLLATGRGIPRADCEVRTPAGDVVGVVTSGTMSPTLKQGIALALLDRGATEGDELVVDVRGRDLAVTVVKPPFVQVETA; this comes from the coding sequence ACTTCGGCGGATGGGAGATGCCCATCGAGTACCCCGGCGGCGGCGTGCTGCGCGAGCACACCGCGGTCCGCGAGCGGGTCGGACTGTTCGACGTGAGTCACCTCGGCAAGGCGCTGGTCAAGGGCGCCGGCGCGGCCGACTTCGTCAACTCCTGCTTCACCAACGACCTGCGCAAGGTCGAGCCGCCGAAGGCCCAGTACACGATGTGCTGCGACGAGGAGACCGGCGGCGTCGTCGACGACCTCATCCAGTACTTCAAGAGCGAGGACGAGCTGTTCCTCGTCCCCAACGCGGCCAACACCGCCGAGGTCGTCCGGCGGATGCAGGCCAAGGCACCCGCGGAGCTCGAGATCACCGACCAGCACACGGAGTTCGGCATCATCGCGGTGCAGGGACCCAAGGCTCCCGAGGTGGTTGCCGCGCTCGGGCTGCCGACCGACCTCGAGTACATGTCCTTCACGACCGCGCAGTGGGAGGGCCACGACGTCATCGTGCTGCGCTCCGGCTACACCGGCGAGAAAGGCTTCGAGCTGGTGCCGCGCTGGGACGACACACCTGCCCTGTGGGACGCGTTGGTCGAGGCGATGCAGCCGTACGACGGCCTCGCCTGTGGCTTGGGCGCGCGGGACACGCTGCGTACCGAGATGGGCTATGCATTGCACGGTCACGAGCTGTCGATGGACATCACGCCCAACATGGCTCGTGCTGGCTGGGCGGTCGGCTGGAAGAAGGACGCGTTCTGGGGCAAGGCCGTGCTGGAGGCGCAGCGCGCCGAGAAGACCTGTCGTCTCGCGTGGGGCCTGCTCGCCACGGGCCGCGGCATCCCGCGTGCCGACTGCGAGGTCCGTACGCCGGCTGGTGACGTCGTCGGTGTCGTCACCTCGGGCACGATGTCGCCGACCCTGAAGCAAGGCATTGCGCTGGCGCTGCTCGACCGCGGTGCCACCGAGGGCGACGAGCTCGTCGTCGACGTCCGCGGTCGCGATCTGGCGGTGACGGTGGTCAAGCCGCCGTTCGTCCAGGTCGAGACCGCCTGA
- a CDS encoding ECF transporter S component, producing the protein MDRRTDLLPWSWASTAAMTLVTVVGVLSFTWPFLVDSEAALARGNNAPWLFPALVGLLGAVLLAELSRGGMDAKVVATLGVLAAMGGALRVLSAGTAGLEPMFFLVVLGGRVLGRTAGFLLGALAIITGAFLTGGVGPWTPFQMIATGWVGLGAALLPDWRGRAERWLLAAYGLVTGLAYGAVMNLWFWPFLGSSAPSGAGFDPDASLATQLGHYGVFYGLTSLGWDLPRGVLTAALVLIAARPVLQALRRAVRRAAFGLPQTP; encoded by the coding sequence ATGGATCGGCGCACCGACCTGCTGCCCTGGTCGTGGGCCTCCACCGCGGCGATGACTCTGGTGACCGTCGTCGGCGTGCTGTCCTTCACGTGGCCCTTCCTGGTCGACTCCGAGGCCGCGCTGGCTCGGGGCAACAACGCCCCCTGGCTGTTTCCGGCGTTGGTCGGACTCCTCGGAGCGGTCCTGCTGGCCGAGCTCTCTCGCGGCGGCATGGACGCAAAGGTCGTGGCGACCCTCGGTGTCCTGGCCGCGATGGGCGGGGCACTTCGCGTGCTGTCGGCCGGGACCGCAGGGCTGGAACCGATGTTCTTCCTGGTGGTCCTCGGAGGTCGGGTGCTCGGTCGTACGGCCGGCTTCCTGCTGGGTGCGCTGGCGATCATCACCGGCGCCTTTCTCACCGGCGGCGTCGGGCCATGGACGCCGTTCCAGATGATCGCCACGGGCTGGGTCGGGCTCGGAGCCGCGCTGCTGCCCGACTGGAGGGGGCGCGCCGAGCGCTGGCTGCTGGCGGCGTACGGACTGGTCACGGGCCTGGCGTACGGCGCGGTGATGAACCTGTGGTTCTGGCCGTTCCTCGGCAGCTCGGCGCCGTCAGGAGCCGGCTTCGACCCCGATGCATCGCTCGCCACTCAGTTGGGGCACTACGGCGTGTTCTACGGCCTGACGTCTCTCGGATGGGACCTGCCGCGCGGCGTCCTGACGGCCGCTCTGGTGCTCATCGCGGCGCGTCCCGTGCTGCAGGCGCTGCGGCGTGCCGTCCGCCGAGCCGCCTTCGGCCTACCACAGACACCCTGA
- a CDS encoding DUF937 domain-containing protein, which translates to MSAVDDILAQVPIDQLAQQIGADEATTRGAVEQAVPALLSGMQANAQDPGGAASLTEALGQHQGDIPGPGDVDPAEGDSIVSHIFGGNKDAVVNQLGGVGGAGGNDLIKKLLPILAPIVLSYISNKILKGGGAQAQPAPQGDGQTAPAPQGQPAPAPQQDSGGGLGDILGSILGGGAAGGGQQGGGGLTDILGGLLGAGRKG; encoded by the coding sequence ATGAGTGCTGTCGACGACATTCTCGCGCAGGTCCCGATCGACCAGCTCGCCCAGCAGATCGGCGCTGACGAGGCGACAACTCGGGGCGCCGTCGAGCAGGCCGTACCCGCTCTGCTGAGCGGTATGCAGGCCAATGCTCAGGACCCCGGCGGCGCGGCGTCGCTGACCGAGGCGCTCGGCCAGCACCAGGGCGACATCCCTGGCCCGGGCGACGTCGACCCGGCCGAAGGCGACTCGATCGTCAGCCACATCTTCGGTGGCAACAAGGACGCCGTCGTCAACCAGCTCGGTGGCGTCGGTGGGGCGGGCGGCAACGACCTGATCAAGAAGCTCCTGCCGATCCTGGCACCCATCGTGCTGTCCTACATCTCCAACAAGATCCTGAAGGGTGGCGGCGCCCAAGCCCAGCCGGCTCCGCAGGGTGATGGCCAGACCGCTCCGGCACCCCAGGGTCAGCCGGCGCCGGCTCCGCAGCAGGACTCAGGCGGCGGCCTCGGCGACATCCTCGGCAGCATCCTTGGTGGCGGTGCCGCTGGAGGCGGCCAGCAGGGCGGCGGGGGCCTCACCGACATCCTGGGCGGCCTCCTGGGAGCCGGTCGCAAGGGCTGA
- a CDS encoding adenosylcobinamide-GDP ribazoletransferase: protein MSDALRLAVGTLTAMRVPAPRSITRSTAGIAMLLAPLTALLLLLPAAACIALGRLLDVPSTVQAVLVVMVLAAGTRALHLDGLADTADGLAASYDRERALAVMRTGDVGPAGAATLLLVLALQITCAASLLTTTVGTTLAAVSLLASRSALTVACTRGVPSARPEGLGATVAGSVARPATIVALLVLAGAAAAVVAAADGSWWTAPAVVAGAVLGAAVLLRRCTTRLGGITGDVLGAALEIALAASLLVATAVV, encoded by the coding sequence TTGTCTGACGCCCTTCGGCTCGCGGTCGGCACGCTGACCGCGATGCGCGTCCCCGCGCCCCGCTCGATCACTCGCAGCACAGCGGGCATCGCCATGCTGCTCGCACCCCTCACCGCCCTGCTGCTCCTCCTCCCGGCTGCCGCGTGCATCGCCCTCGGACGACTGCTCGATGTCCCATCAACGGTCCAGGCCGTGCTCGTCGTGATGGTCCTTGCCGCTGGCACCCGAGCCCTGCACCTCGACGGGCTGGCCGACACGGCCGACGGCCTCGCCGCGTCCTACGACCGCGAGCGCGCCCTGGCGGTGATGCGCACCGGCGACGTCGGACCGGCCGGCGCGGCCACCCTCCTGCTCGTGCTGGCGCTGCAGATCACCTGCGCGGCCTCACTGCTCACCACCACCGTCGGTACGACGCTCGCGGCCGTCTCCCTGCTCGCAAGCCGATCCGCCCTCACGGTCGCGTGCACCCGCGGCGTCCCGTCCGCGCGTCCGGAAGGTCTGGGCGCGACCGTGGCCGGCTCGGTCGCGCGGCCGGCCACGATCGTCGCCCTGCTCGTTCTCGCCGGAGCCGCCGCAGCCGTCGTGGCTGCCGCTGACGGGTCCTGGTGGACCGCCCCGGCCGTGGTGGCCGGGGCCGTCCTCGGAGCCGCTGTCCTACTGCGTCGGTGCACGACTCGCCTCGGCGGGATCACCGGTGACGTGCTGGGTGCTGCCCTCGAGATCGCTTTGGCCGCAAGCCTGCTCGTCGCCACCGCCGTCGTCTGA